The window GCTCGGCAATGCTCTTCATCGCCTCAACGGTCTGCTCAACGGCTTCCCCGGTACGCTTGGCGTCTTCGGTGGCTTCAAAGGCATTCTTCTCGGTGACCTTCACCTTCTCTGCGTTGTCGGCGACACTCTGATCAACGTGCTCGATATTGGAAACGATCCCGCCGATGGTGGCGGACTGCTCGGTGGCGCCGTTGGCCAGGGTCTCGGAAGAACTCGCCACCTCGGCGCTCATCTGTGACATGTGCGCCACCGCATCATTGGTCTCGGAGACTACCGAGGCGATGTTGCCTGCCGTGGTGTTGAGCGCCGTAGCCAATATCTGGAAAGAACCAGCGTCCTTTCGCTCAATACGCTGCGTCGTATCTCCCTGCCCTAATGCGTGAGCACCGCCAGTACATGCATCAAGGGCGGCAAACTCCTTTCGGGTCAGCAGGTAGCCCACGACAAGGACGAACAGGAGGCCAAGGGCACCGCCCACGAGGATCGTCTGCTTGCTGGTGGTGGAGCTGGTCTTTATCTGCTCAGTCGCCTTGTCAAAATCCTCATCGAGCATCTTGACGAGGCCGCCGAAATACTTGCGCGACTGGTTCGCCAACGGCGTCGCACTTTTCCCGTAGGCACCGTAGAGCGTGTACCGCTCCTCCTTGGGCATGGACTGCATCTTCTCGGCAAAGGCAAGCCCGTCGTTGGCAAATGCAAGGGCTGCTGTTCGCGCCTTGTACACATCATATTGAGGCAGATCTTTCAGCGCGACTTCGAGCTCTTCAAATGCCGTTGTAATGGATGCGATCCGTGCGTGCAGCTTTTTGAGGTCCTTGTCGATGTTGCTGCCGAGCATGATGTTTCTGGTTAATCGGCTGATATAGTTCAGGTCCCTGTTGATCTCCAAGGTGGCGACCTTGGCCGCCATCTGCTGATTCCATGCGCTGGAGAACGACGCATCCAGACTGGTTATGGACCAGTAACCGGCAGTGATGCAGCCGACGGTGGCGAGGACACCCAATAGAATTGTGGAGATGATTTTTAGTCGAAATGAGTTGGCACTATCAAAAATACTACGTTTGTTTTTCATTATAATCTTTGGTTATTGGCTTAAAATTTCGTATCGGCTCATAAAAAATAGGCTTGTCGAAATATCAAGAACCATACCAAAGTGTACGGACCGTAACACACTCAAATTACATATCGAACAACGGCTAACGCTGAAGATACAGACAACCTGACTATGCAGTGACGCTAAGACGAGTTTGCACCCCACAACCAAGGAAGGCCGCACCGGACATCTGAGGTGATGTCCGGTGCGGCCTTTGTGTCGTTACCTACCATTCAAACGCTACAGACGCTTGAAAACCTCCAACGCCTCAGCCGGAGGCTGGGCTTCGATGCGCTTGTACTCACGACCGTCAGGCGTTCTGGAGACCAGCCCCAGATCAACGAGCCAGCGGCGCAGCAAGGGATGATCGCAGAACAGATGGTCGAGAGACAACTGCTCGTCCAGTTCCAACTCGGACAACGTGGTCCGGGCAGGGATTCTGGACCAGAGCACCCAGAGGCACAACACACGCAGGCTGCGCTTCTTGGGCCAGGTGATCAGGCGTCCCTGCACATCGAAGTACCCGGCGGCCTTCTTGATCCGCTTGAGGTCGATCTCGGGCACGGCGTCGACTGCCGGGGCCGCAACGGGTTCCTGCTGGGCCTTGAGGTGCTGGAAGTTCTTGAACCCACCGGCCTTGGCCAGCAGATTAAGCATCTCCACGTGACTGGGCGTACGGTCAAGGTCGTCCATCTGACGCCGCAAACTGCGGGCCAGTGCCGATACGTCGTCAACGTGAAGAGAGAGTGGTGTACGTGACATGGCTTATCCTTTCTATCATGCCTACCGCAAAAGAGAGGTGCCGGTGGTCGCCCTTCCGACTCGGCACGAGGATAAGTGTCGAACGGAGATGGTTGTGACAGGTTTAGCTCCCCAAACGGGGTGGCGACGCCTCGGTGAACTGCCGACCGTGCACATCAGATATAGGAGAAACCGGAAACCCGCAACCACGCAGAAAGGGGAGCCCGCCGAAGAAAGCGGACTCCCCTGTGGTTTCTGTTTACCAAGGACTATGCCTTGGACTTGGCGGCCTCATCAATGAGGAAGAGGATGTTCTTGTACGGAATCTTGCCGTGTAGCGAGAGCCCGATCTCACAGGTACGGGAGGTGGAGTAGCCGGACTCACAGTCGGCGACCTGTGCGGGCAGTTCCTTGAGGGACACCTCATTGAGTTCGGGGTAATTGAACCCGCGATCTCCGGCAAAGCCGCAGCAGAAGACATCCTCGGGGACCACCACTTCGCGGGCGCAGCGGCGTGCGAGGGCGGTCATGGAATCAGCCAGTCCCATCTTGCGGGAAGAGCAGGTGACATGCAGGGCCACCTTGCGGTCCACGGGCTCGAAGTCGAGACGATGTTCGAGATGTTCGAGCACGAACTGGACGGGCTCCATGAGGGTGAGGCCCTTGATGTGTTCCTGCATCCGGTACAGACACGGGCTGGTGTCGCACAGGATGGGGTATGCTCCGTTCTCGCTGGCATCGCGCAGGGCGGCTTCCAGCTCGGCGAGCTTCTTGTCCGCCTGCGCCACGAACCCCTTGCTCTCAAAGGGCTGACCGCAGCACAGCTCGTTCATGTTGTCCGGGAAGATCGCCTGATAGCCCGCCTTGATGAGCAGGCTGAGAGTCCGATCCCGCAGGGCCGTGGTGTCCGGGTCCTGCTTCTCCGGCCCCATGTGGCGCGAGACGCAACTGGGGAAGTAGACGACCTTGTTGATGCTGGTCGGCGTGGAGTGAATCTTGGGTTCAGAGGGCTTGCGCGGCATGGAGGTGTTCCACTGCGGGATACGCTTGCCTGAATACTTGTGCATGGCCTTGGTCATGGAGGTCATCTTCTTGTCGCCAAGGAAGTCATGGGCGGCCCCGGCGAGCTTGAGATCGGTTTCGATGACCGCCACAGTCTTCTGGAAGTTGTTGGCGACGACCGAAGCCATCATCTTCTCCCAGGTGCCGCGCGCCCAGGTGCGGTAGACCTTGATGAACTTGCCGGTGTTGATGCCCACCGGACAACGAAGGGCACACAGACCGTCTGCGGCACAGGTGGCCTCGCCAGCATAGTCGTAGGTCTTCTTGAAGAACTCGAGCGCGGCCGGGAAGTCGGTACCCTCGGCTTCCACGCGGGATATTTCACGGTAGGCCACGATACGTTGACGCGGCGTCAGGGTCAGTTCGCGTGACGGGCAGGTCGGCTCACAGAATCCACATTCGATACACTTGTCGATGAGCTCGTGGGCCACGGGCAGCGGCTTGAGATCCTTGAGGTGCGCCTGCGGGTCTTCGTTGAGGATGACACCGGGATTGAGCAGTCCGTCGGGATCGAGGAGCGCCTTGATGTCTTCCATGAGCTTGTACGCTTCCTTACCCCACTCGAGTTCCACGAAGTGGGCCATGTTGCGCCCCGTGCCGTGCTCGGCCTTGAGGGAACCCTTGTAGGTGACGGCCACCATCTCGGTGACGTCATCCATGAAGGCAGCGTAGCGGTCGATCTCTTCCTGCGTGTTGAAGTCCTGCGCAAAGACGAAGTGCAGATTGCCTTCCAGCGCATGGCCGAAAATGATGGCTTGATCATAGCCGTGCTTCTTGAACAGCTCCTGCAATTCAAGAGTCGCCTTGGCCAGTTGCTTGATGGGGAAGGCCACGTCCTCGATGATGACGGTGGTACCGGAATCACGCACAGCACCGACTGCCGGGAACAGACCACGACGGACGTTCCAGAGGGAGTTGAATTCAGCGGGAACCGCCGTGAACTCGTGCGGCTTGGCGTACGGAATGTCCTTCACCGCGTCGAGCACCTTGGCGATCTTCTCGTCCAGAATCTTGGAAGTGCGGCCACGGACCTCGACCAGCAGCGCACAGGCATCCGGTCCGAGATCGGCCAGTCCATCGGGCACGCCTGGCTTGTCCTGCACGGCGGCCAGAGCTGCGCGGTCCATGATCTCTGCCGCTGAAACCCGCTGGGCACGGCAGATGATGGCCGCCTCGCAACCGGACTTGATATCCGGGAACAGCATCAGGGCGGACGCCTTGTGCGGATGTTCGACAACCGTCCGGTAAATGACGTTGGAGATAAAGGCCAAGGTGCCTTCGGAACCAACCAGCAGGTGCTGGAGTATTTCGAAAGGATCTTCAAAGTCCACCAGCGCGTTGAGGCTGTAGCCGGTGGTGTTCTTGATCTTGAACTTGCGCTTGATCAGAGCGGACAGATCCTTGTCGTCCATGATCCGCTTGCGCAGCTTGGTCAGCCCCTTGAGCACATGACCGTGGGTCTTCTCAAAGGACTTGCGGCTCTCCGCATCCGAAGTGTCGAGCACGGTTCCATCAGCCATGACCATACGCATGGAGTCCAGCGTCTTGTAGGAGTTCTCGGCCACGCCGCAGCACATGCCGGAGGCGTTGTTGGCCACGATACCGCCGATCTTACAGGTGTCGATACTGGCCGGGTCAGGCCCGATCTTCTTCCCGTGGGGCGCGAGGATACGGTTGGCGTGACTGCCGATGATGCCCGGCTCCAGCGCAATCTTCTTGGCCTTGTCGAGGATCTCGTAATTACGCCACCCTTCACCAAGGCGGACCAGAATGGAGTCGCTGATGGCCTGCCCGGAAAGAGAGGTGCCTGCCGCGCGGAAGGTCACCGGCACCTGATACAGGTTCACCAGCTTGAGGATGTTGACCACCTCGGACTCTTCCTGCGAGTCGATGACGATTTTGGGGATCAGTCGATAGAAGCTGGCATCCGTGCCATACGCCATGGTACGCAGCGAATCGGTATACACCCTCTCCTTGGGGATGAATTCCAGCAAGTCCTCGTAAATTTTATCATATGGCGCGGGCAGCATAGGTGCTCCTTGGTTTCGACGTTGCTCTGAGTAAACCTGACTGTTTCGACAGTAACACAGCCTACAAATAGTAAACAATACTGGTAGCGTTATAATCATCACACAACTTGGCTTTGAGGGAAGCCCTGTGTATCCTGACCGCCGCATGACCGAGAACAAAGTTTATTTCATCGGAGCCGGCCCGGGTGATCCCGAACTGGTGACCGTCAAGGGGCAACGCCTCATCAGCGAGGCAGACCTCGTCCTCTACGCCGGGTCACTCGTACCCAAAGCTATCGTGGAATGTGCCAAGGAAGGGGCCAAGGTCGCGGACTCCGCGCCGCTCAACCTTGAAGAAACCCACGCGCTCATGATGGAGACCATCCGCGACGGCGGCATGGTCGCTCGCGTTCATACCGGCGACTCTTCCCTGTACGGCGCCATCCGCGAGCAGATCGAACTGCTGGACCGTGACGGCGTGGAGTATTCGGTTGTGCCTGGCGTTACGGCCGCGTTTGCGGCAGCGGCTTCGGCATGTCGCTCCTACACCGTTCCTGAAGTCACCCAGACTTTGATTTTCACCCGGCTGGCCGGACGCACTCCCGTGCCCGAGAACGAAGACCTGCGCAAACTGGCGGCCCACGGCTCGGCCATGTGCATCTATCTCTCGGCAGGCGATCCTGAAGGCATTCAGCGG of the Pseudodesulfovibrio sp. zrk46 genome contains:
- a CDS encoding methyl-accepting chemotaxis protein, with amino-acid sequence MKNKRSIFDSANSFRLKIISTILLGVLATVGCITAGYWSITSLDASFSSAWNQQMAAKVATLEINRDLNYISRLTRNIMLGSNIDKDLKKLHARIASITTAFEELEVALKDLPQYDVYKARTAALAFANDGLAFAEKMQSMPKEERYTLYGAYGKSATPLANQSRKYFGGLVKMLDEDFDKATEQIKTSSTTSKQTILVGGALGLLFVLVVGYLLTRKEFAALDACTGGAHALGQGDTTQRIERKDAGSFQILATALNTTAGNIASVVSETNDAVAHMSQMSAEVASSSETLANGATEQSATIGGIVSNIEHVDQSVADNAEKVKVTEKNAFEATEDAKRTGEAVEQTVEAMKSIAERILIIEDIARQTNLLALNAAIEAARAGDHGKGFAVVAAEVRKLAERSGEAAGEISELSSTTMHMAENAGSLIQELLPRISTTSELMQEVSSVANEQAGWLEDVLASIREMETVIQTNASASEELAATASGLSSQSAKMKQTMAFFRTAPSNEKLVRVVRNDSQQALDAGMADGYCRY
- a CDS encoding DUF2087 domain-containing protein; amino-acid sequence: MSRTPLSLHVDDVSALARSLRRQMDDLDRTPSHVEMLNLLAKAGGFKNFQHLKAQQEPVAAPAVDAVPEIDLKRIKKAAGYFDVQGRLITWPKKRSLRVLCLWVLWSRIPARTTLSELELDEQLSLDHLFCDHPLLRRWLVDLGLVSRTPDGREYKRIEAQPPAEALEVFKRL
- a CDS encoding FAD-binding and (Fe-S)-binding domain-containing protein; translated protein: MLPAPYDKIYEDLLEFIPKERVYTDSLRTMAYGTDASFYRLIPKIVIDSQEESEVVNILKLVNLYQVPVTFRAAGTSLSGQAISDSILVRLGEGWRNYEILDKAKKIALEPGIIGSHANRILAPHGKKIGPDPASIDTCKIGGIVANNASGMCCGVAENSYKTLDSMRMVMADGTVLDTSDAESRKSFEKTHGHVLKGLTKLRKRIMDDKDLSALIKRKFKIKNTTGYSLNALVDFEDPFEILQHLLVGSEGTLAFISNVIYRTVVEHPHKASALMLFPDIKSGCEAAIICRAQRVSAAEIMDRAALAAVQDKPGVPDGLADLGPDACALLVEVRGRTSKILDEKIAKVLDAVKDIPYAKPHEFTAVPAEFNSLWNVRRGLFPAVGAVRDSGTTVIIEDVAFPIKQLAKATLELQELFKKHGYDQAIIFGHALEGNLHFVFAQDFNTQEEIDRYAAFMDDVTEMVAVTYKGSLKAEHGTGRNMAHFVELEWGKEAYKLMEDIKALLDPDGLLNPGVILNEDPQAHLKDLKPLPVAHELIDKCIECGFCEPTCPSRELTLTPRQRIVAYREISRVEAEGTDFPAALEFFKKTYDYAGEATCAADGLCALRCPVGINTGKFIKVYRTWARGTWEKMMASVVANNFQKTVAVIETDLKLAGAAHDFLGDKKMTSMTKAMHKYSGKRIPQWNTSMPRKPSEPKIHSTPTSINKVVYFPSCVSRHMGPEKQDPDTTALRDRTLSLLIKAGYQAIFPDNMNELCCGQPFESKGFVAQADKKLAELEAALRDASENGAYPILCDTSPCLYRMQEHIKGLTLMEPVQFVLEHLEHRLDFEPVDRKVALHVTCSSRKMGLADSMTALARRCAREVVVPEDVFCCGFAGDRGFNYPELNEVSLKELPAQVADCESGYSTSRTCEIGLSLHGKIPYKNILFLIDEAAKSKA
- the cobM gene encoding precorrin-4 C(11)-methyltransferase; the protein is MTENKVYFIGAGPGDPELVTVKGQRLISEADLVLYAGSLVPKAIVECAKEGAKVADSAPLNLEETHALMMETIRDGGMVARVHTGDSSLYGAIREQIELLDRDGVEYSVVPGVTAAFAAAASACRSYTVPEVTQTLIFTRLAGRTPVPENEDLRKLAAHGSAMCIYLSAGDPEGIQRELEAGGLIPSTLIVMAYRVGWPEEKVVETTLENLARTARENGFTRQTVFLVLPGQGLEDAGEAKSLLYDKGFAHGYRK